Proteins encoded in a region of the Eschrichtius robustus isolate mEscRob2 chromosome 16, mEscRob2.pri, whole genome shotgun sequence genome:
- the IGFALS gene encoding insulin-like growth factor-binding protein complex acid labile subunit, whose translation HSLVARSPAFSFLWNRHCHPVGPVGWKGQLVLNQIRSQSSCLVSASHLSGGRRSQPIPSLVRSAVPSLNGCVLWSRCVAEAWKVPCLACPGLTSWAASVLPPQAPLPTGGPALVVLLVSWAVLGSHSLEGEEPAAPADPEGPQCPAVCSCGHDDYTDELSVFCSSRNLTRLPSGIPDGTRALWLDGNNFSFIPAATFRNLSSLGFLNLQGSGLASLEPQALLGLQNLYHLHLERNQLRSLAARTFLHTPGLASLGLNNNLLSRVDEGLFRGLAHLWDLNLGWNSLAVLPDTAFQDLASLRELVLAGNKLAYLQPALFCGLSELRELDLSRNALRSVKANVFVKLPKLQKLYLDHNLIAAVAPGAFLGMKALRWLDLSHNRVGGLLEDTFPGLLGLHVLRLSHNAIAGLRPRTFKDLHFLEELQLGYNRIRQLPEEAFEGLDQLEVLALNNNQLQELKAGVFLGLYNLAVMNLSGNCLRNLPEQAFQGLGKLHSLHLEGSCLGCLGPHTFTGLSGLRRLFLKDNGIAAIDEQSLGGLAELLELDLTSNQLTHLPGQLFQGLSHLEYLLLSRNRLSALSVDALGPLQRIFWLDMSHNRLEALPETVLAPLGRLRYLSLRNNSLRTFVPQPPGLERLWLEGNPWDCGCPLKALRAFTLQHPGVVPRFVQAMAEGDDDRQPPAYAYNNITCASPPSVLGLDLRDVSEAHFAHC comes from the coding sequence CACAGCCTAGTGGCCAGGTCCCCAGCCTTCAGTTTTCTCTGGAACAGGCACTGCCACCCCGTCGGTCCTGTGGGGTGGAAAGGGCAGTTGGTTTTGAACCAGATAAGGTCCCAGTCGTCCTGCCTGGTCTCCGCTTCCCATTTAAGTGGGGGACGCAGATCTCAGCCCATACCTTCTCTGGTCCGGTCAGCAGTACCTTCTCTAAACGGTTGTGTGCTGTGGTCCAGGTGTGTGGCTGAGGCCTGGAAGGTTCCATGTCTTGCTTGCCCTGGGCTCACATCCTGGGCCGCCTCAGTGCTGCCTCCCCAAGCCCCTCTCCCCACAGGAGGCCCGGCCCTGGTGGTGCTGCTGGTCTCCTGGGCAGTGCTGGGCTCCCACAGCCTGGAGGGAGAGGAGCCCGCGGCACCGGCAGACCCCGAGGGCCCCCAGTGCCCAGCCGTCTGCTCCTGCGGCCACGACGACTACACGGATGAGCTCAGCGTCTTCTGCAGTTCTCGGAACCTCACGCGGCTGCCCAGTGGCATCCCGGACGGCACCAGGGCCCTGTGGCTGGACGGAAACAACTTCTCCTTCATTCCCGCGGCCACCTTCCGGAACCTCTCCAGCCTGGGCTTCCTCAACCTGCAGGGCAGCGGGCTGGCCAGCCTGGAGCCACAGGCGCTGCTGGGCCTGCAGAACCTGTACCACCTGCACCTGGAGCGGAACCAACTGCGCAGCCTGGCGGCCCGCACCTTCCTGCACACGCCGGGCCTGGCCTCGCTCGGCCTCAACAACAACCTGCTCAGCCGGGTAGATGAGGGCCTCTTCAGGGGCCTTGCCCACCTCTGGGACCTCAACCTGGGCTGGAACAGCCTGGCCGTGCTGCCCGACACTGCATTCCAGGACCTGGCCAGCCTACGCGAGCTGGTGCTGGCGGGCAACAAGCTGGCCTACCTGCAGCCCGCGCTCTTCTGCGGCCTCAGCGAGCTCCGCGAGCTGGACCTGAGCAGGAATGCCCTGCGGAGCGTCAAAGCCAATGTCTTCGTCAAGTTGCCCAAGCTCCAGAAGCTCTACCTGGACCACAACCTCATCGCCGCCGTGGCCCCAGGTGCCTTCCTGGGCATGAAGGCGCTGCGCTGGCTGGACCTGTCACACAACCGCGTGGGTGGCCTCCTGGAGGACACCTTCCCGGGGCTGCTGGGCCTGCACGTTCTGCGCCTCTCACACAATGCCATTGCCGGCCTTCGGCCCCGGACCTTCAAGGACCTGCACTTCCTGGAGGAGCTGCAGCTCGGCTACAACCGTATCCGGCAGCTGCCGGAGGAGGCCTTCGAGGGCCTGGACCAGCTGGAGGTGCTGGCGCTCAACAACAACCAGCTCCAGGAGCTCAAGGCGGGCGTCTTCCTGGGCCTCTACAACCTGGCCGTCATGAACCTCTCTGGCAACTGTCTGAGGAACCTTCCAGAGCAGGCGTTCCAGGGCCTGGGCAAGCTGCACAGCCTGCACCTGGAGGGCAGCTGCCTGGGCTGCCTCGGCCCACACACCTTCACCGGCCTCTCGGGGCTGCGCCGGCTCTTCCTCAAGGACAACGGCATTGCGGCCATCGATGAGCAGAGCCTGGGGGGGCTGGCTGAGCTGCTGGAGCTGGACCTCACCTCCAACCAGCTCACGCACCTGCCTGGCCAGCTCTTCCAGGGCCTCAGCCACCTGGAGTACCTCCTCCTCTCCCGCAACCGGCTGTCTGCGCTATCGGTGGATGCCCTGGGGCCCCTGCAGCGCATCTTCTGGCTGGACATGTCGCACAACCGCCTGGAGGCGCTGCCTGAGACTGTGCTCGCGCCGCTGGGGCGGCTGCGCTACCTCAGCCTCCGGAACAACTCGCTGCGGACCTTCGTGCCGCAGCCCCCCGGCCTGGAGCGCCTGTGGCTCGAGGGCAACCCCTGGGACTGCGGCTGCCCCCTCAAGGCCCTGAGGGCCTTCACCCTGCAGCACCCGGGCGTCGTGCCCCGCTTTGTCCAGGCCATGGCGGAGGGAGACGACGACCGCCAGCCGCCCGCATACGCCTACAACAACATCACCTGCGCCAGCCCCCCCAGCGTCTTGGGCCTTGACCTGCGCGACGTCAGCGAGGCCCACTTTGCCCACTGCTGA
- the NUBP2 gene encoding cytosolic Fe-S cluster assembly factor NUBP2 isoform X2, whose translation MEAAAEPGNLAGVRHIILVLSGKGGVGKSTISTELALALRHAGKKVGILDVDLCGPSIPRMLRVQGKAVHQCDSGWVPVFVDQEQSISLMSVGFLLEKPDEAVVWRGPKKNALIKQFVSDVAWGQLDYLVVDTPPGTSDEHMAVVDALRPYSPLGALVVTTPQAVSVGDVRRELTFCKKVGLRVIGVVENMSGFVCPHCAECTNIFSRGGGEELARHAGVPFLGSVPLDPELTRSLEEGRDFIQGFPESPAFPALSCIAQKILNEVPVGLS comes from the exons AGCCTGGAAACCTGGCCGGCGTCCGGCACATCATCCTCGTTCTCTCGGGAAAGGGGGGTGTTGGGAAAAGCACCATCTCCACGGAGCTGGCCCTGGCCCTGCGCCACGCAGGCAAGAAG GTGGGTATCCTCGACGTGGACCTGTGTGGCCCCAGCATCCCCCGCATGCTCCGGGTGCAGGGCAAGGCTGTGCATCAGTGCGACAGTGGCTGGGTGCCTGTCTTCGTGGACCAGGAGCAGAGCATCTCCCTCATGTCTGTGGGCTTCCTGCTAGAGAAGCCGGATGAGGCAGTGGTGTGGAGAGGCCCCAAGAAGAACG CACTGATAAAGCAGTTTGTGTCCGATGTGGCCTGGGGGCAGCTGGACTACCTGGTTGTGGACACGCCCCCGGGGACCTCTGATGAGCACATGGCCGTGGTGGACGCCCTGCGCCCCTACAGCCCCCTGGGGGCCCTCGTGGTCACCACACCCCAG GCAGTGTCCGTGGGGGACGTGAGGCGGGAGCTGACCTTCTGTAAGAAGGTGGGGTTGCGGGTGATCGGGGTCGTGGAGAACATGAGCGGCTTCGTCTGCCCACACTGCGCG GAGTGCACCAACATCTTCTCCAGGGGAGGCGGTGAGGAGCTGGCCAGACACGCTGGAGTCCCCTTCCTGG gCTCTGTGCCCTTGGACCCCGAGCTCACGCGGAGCCTGGAGGAGGGCCGAGACTTCATCCAGGGGTTCCCCGAGAGCCCCGCGTTTCCCGCGCTCTCCTGCATAGCCCAAAAGATTCTGAACGAGGTGCCTGTTGGACTTTCCTGA